One segment of Streptomyces roseifaciens DNA contains the following:
- a CDS encoding nucleotidyltransferase family protein translates to MTGTNAYPYPTQAVILAGGQGSRLRPYTDDRPKPMVEIPGTGTPIIGHQLAWLAAEGVTDAVVSCGHLAEVLQEWLVSADLPLRVTTVVEKEPLGRGGGLKFAAASLPHPDRPWYATNGDIWTRFSLREMAAFHHERDAAATLALARPRIPWGAVETDEFGHVLDFIESPPSPYLINAGVYVFSAAFTEMLPEHGDHERTTFPRLARERRLAGYPLPHGAYWRAIDTAKDLTEAAKELAGRA, encoded by the coding sequence ATGACCGGCACGAACGCGTATCCGTACCCCACCCAAGCCGTGATCCTGGCCGGCGGCCAGGGGTCGCGGCTGCGCCCGTACACCGACGACCGACCCAAGCCGATGGTCGAGATTCCCGGCACCGGGACCCCGATCATCGGCCATCAGCTGGCCTGGCTGGCCGCCGAGGGCGTCACCGACGCCGTGGTCTCGTGCGGCCATCTGGCGGAGGTCCTGCAGGAGTGGCTCGTGTCGGCCGACCTGCCGCTGCGGGTGACGACCGTCGTCGAGAAGGAGCCGCTCGGCCGGGGCGGCGGCCTGAAGTTCGCTGCGGCCTCGCTGCCGCACCCCGACCGGCCCTGGTACGCCACCAACGGCGACATCTGGACCCGCTTCTCGCTGCGCGAGATGGCCGCCTTCCACCACGAGCGTGACGCGGCGGCCACCCTGGCCCTGGCCCGGCCCCGGATCCCCTGGGGGGCCGTCGAGACCGACGAGTTCGGGCACGTGCTGGACTTCATCGAGTCCCCGCCCTCCCCGTACCTGATCAACGCGGGCGTCTACGTGTTCTCCGCCGCCTTCACGGAAATGCTGCCGGAGCACGGCGACCACGAGCGCACCACGTTCCCCCGGCTGGCGCGCGAGCGGCGGCTCGCGGGCTACCCGCTGCCGCACGGGGCGTACTGGCGGGCCATCGACACGGCCAAGGACCTCACGGAGGCCGCCAAGGAGCTCGCCGGGCGGGCGTAG
- a CDS encoding ABC transporter ATP-binding protein, with product MATVTYDKATRIYPGSDKPAVDQLDISIEDGEFLVLVGPSGCGKSTSLRMLAGLEDVNGGAIRIGDRDVTHLPPKDRDIAMVFQNYALYPHMTVADNMGFALKIAGVPKSEIRQKVEDAAKILDLTEYLGRKPKALSGGQRQRVAMGRAIVREPQVFLMDEPLSNLDAKLRVQTRTQIAGLQRRLGITTVYVTHDQVEAMTMGDRVAVLKDGLLQQIDSPRNMYDRPANLFVAGFIGSPAMNLVEVPVTDGGVKFGNSVVPVSREALAGTGKGDRTVTVGVRPEHFDVVEQNGEAAKSLGKESKDAPAGLAVTVNVVEELGADGYVYGTAEVGGEQKDLVVRVNGRRVPEKGSILHVVPRPGELHVFSTSSGERLSD from the coding sequence ATGGCCACGGTCACGTACGACAAGGCGACCCGGATCTACCCGGGGTCCGACAAGCCCGCCGTCGATCAGCTCGACATCTCCATCGAGGACGGTGAGTTCCTCGTCCTGGTCGGCCCGTCCGGGTGCGGGAAGTCGACCTCGCTGCGGATGCTCGCGGGGCTCGAGGACGTCAACGGAGGGGCGATCCGGATCGGCGACCGGGACGTCACCCATCTGCCGCCGAAAGACCGGGACATCGCCATGGTGTTCCAGAACTACGCGCTCTACCCCCACATGACCGTCGCCGACAACATGGGCTTCGCGCTGAAGATCGCGGGCGTGCCCAAGTCGGAGATCCGCCAGAAGGTGGAGGACGCGGCGAAGATCCTGGACCTCACCGAGTACCTGGGGCGCAAGCCCAAGGCGCTCTCCGGCGGTCAGCGGCAGCGCGTCGCGATGGGGCGGGCGATCGTGCGCGAGCCCCAGGTGTTCCTCATGGACGAGCCGCTGTCGAACCTGGACGCGAAGCTGCGCGTGCAGACGCGCACGCAGATCGCGGGGCTGCAGCGCCGCCTCGGCATCACCACGGTCTACGTCACCCACGACCAGGTCGAGGCCATGACCATGGGCGACCGCGTCGCGGTGCTCAAGGACGGCCTGCTGCAGCAGATCGACTCGCCGCGGAACATGTACGACCGGCCGGCCAACCTCTTCGTCGCGGGCTTCATCGGCTCGCCGGCGATGAACCTGGTCGAGGTGCCGGTCACCGACGGCGGCGTGAAGTTCGGCAACAGCGTCGTCCCGGTGTCGCGCGAGGCCCTCGCGGGGACCGGCAAGGGTGACCGGACCGTCACCGTGGGTGTCCGCCCGGAACACTTCGACGTGGTCGAACAGAACGGCGAGGCGGCGAAGTCGCTCGGCAAGGAGTCGAAGGACGCCCCGGCCGGCCTGGCGGTCACCGTCAACGTGGTGGAGGAGCTCGGCGCCGACGGATACGTGTACGGCACGGCCGAGGTCGGCGGCGAGCAGAAGGACCTCGTCGTGCGCGTCAACGGCCGCCGCGTGCCCGAGAAGGGTTCGATCCTGCACGTCGTCCCGCGCCCGGGTGAGCTGCACGTCTTCTCGACCTCCTCGGGCGAGCGACTGAGCGACTGA
- a CDS encoding MMPL family transporter has translation MFRRVGRFAVHRPWLTIAGWIIAAVALSLLAPGLKSTTDETEFLPSHYESVQAGKLQEKAFPKTEQPSAIVVFQRSDGGKLTAADRADVAKVTGGLNDKHRKGIARVETNPQAVSPNGEIALANVIAVNRNAQDQTLPNAVKDLRQDAKGLLDGTHLKAGFTGQAATALDAQESSGDTDAMIMSATLLLIIILLLVIFRSPLIALMPVLIIALVFAVALGLIGTAAELGGLKADNSISAILIVVLFGVGTDYILFLLFRYREELRDGQQPKEALTNAVARVGETIASAAGAVIVAFLALLLSTMGMMRAMGPSLAIAVGVTLIAALTLVPAVFSLLGTKAFWPSKAWKKRSRSRLSDGLGALVARRPAAIAVLSAAVLAALAVGAVSFKAEFDTDSQLPQKLESVQSMKDLQRGFSAGQSDPAMVYVESRSGTLDKGALGTYKKDLAGIDGVGAVSDPVVNPDGTVAQYSVVLKYRPTEDKAIDLAGGTLRTTAHKAAPDGTKAYVGGTSAVLADVEKAVGHDYKLVFPIAGLAIMIILGLLLRSIVAPIYLMISVALGFGATLGSTVWLFQDLQHKNGLLFMLPVIVYLFVVAIGTDYNILMVARLREEVRRGVPAREAIHTAVARSAPTIASAAIILAGTFGVLLLADNSMLQQMGFAVAFGILLTAFVMAMLLVPTVTSLLGHKAWWPGHQDAPRPDPATGALPYPDQSRRLDAGEEARR, from the coding sequence ATGTTCCGACGAGTCGGGCGGTTCGCCGTCCACCGACCTTGGCTCACCATCGCCGGCTGGATCATCGCCGCGGTGGCCCTCAGCCTGCTGGCCCCCGGGCTGAAGTCCACGACCGATGAAACGGAATTCCTTCCTTCACATTACGAATCCGTACAGGCGGGCAAGCTCCAGGAAAAGGCCTTCCCCAAAACCGAACAGCCCTCCGCCATCGTCGTCTTCCAGCGTTCCGACGGCGGGAAGCTCACCGCCGCCGACCGCGCCGACGTCGCGAAGGTGACCGGCGGGCTGAACGACAAGCACCGCAAGGGCATCGCCCGCGTCGAGACGAACCCCCAGGCCGTCTCCCCCAACGGTGAGATCGCCCTGGCCAACGTCATCGCCGTCAACAGGAACGCGCAGGACCAGACCCTGCCCAACGCCGTCAAGGACCTCCGTCAGGACGCCAAGGGCCTGCTGGACGGCACCCACTTGAAGGCCGGCTTCACCGGCCAGGCGGCCACCGCCCTGGACGCCCAGGAGTCCTCCGGCGACACCGACGCGATGATCATGTCGGCCACGCTCCTCCTGATCATCATCCTGCTGCTGGTCATCTTCCGCAGCCCGCTGATAGCGCTGATGCCCGTCCTCATCATCGCCCTCGTCTTCGCCGTCGCCCTCGGCCTCATCGGCACCGCCGCCGAACTCGGCGGACTCAAGGCGGACAACTCCATCTCCGCCATCCTCATCGTCGTCCTCTTCGGCGTCGGCACCGACTACATCCTCTTCCTCCTCTTCCGCTACCGCGAAGAGCTGCGCGACGGGCAACAGCCCAAGGAAGCCCTCACCAACGCCGTCGCCCGCGTCGGCGAAACCATCGCCTCCGCCGCCGGCGCCGTCATCGTCGCCTTCCTCGCCCTCCTCCTGTCCACCATGGGCATGATGCGGGCGATGGGCCCCTCGCTCGCCATCGCCGTCGGCGTCACCCTCATCGCCGCACTCACCCTCGTGCCGGCCGTCTTCTCCCTCCTCGGCACCAAGGCCTTCTGGCCCTCCAAGGCCTGGAAGAAGCGCTCCCGCAGCCGCCTCTCCGACGGCCTCGGCGCGCTCGTCGCCCGCCGCCCCGCGGCCATCGCCGTGCTCTCCGCCGCGGTCCTGGCCGCCCTCGCCGTCGGCGCCGTCAGCTTCAAGGCCGAGTTCGACACCGACAGCCAGCTCCCGCAGAAGCTCGAATCCGTCCAGTCGATGAAGGACCTGCAGCGCGGCTTCTCCGCCGGCCAGTCCGACCCCGCCATGGTCTACGTCGAGTCCCGCAGCGGCACCCTCGACAAGGGCGCCCTCGGCACGTACAAGAAGGACCTCGCCGGCATCGACGGCGTCGGCGCCGTCTCCGACCCCGTCGTCAACCCCGACGGCACCGTCGCCCAGTACAGCGTCGTCCTCAAGTACCGCCCCACCGAGGACAAGGCCATCGACCTCGCCGGCGGCACCCTGCGCACCACCGCCCACAAGGCCGCGCCCGACGGCACCAAGGCCTACGTCGGCGGCACCTCCGCCGTCCTCGCCGACGTGGAGAAGGCCGTCGGCCACGACTACAAGCTCGTCTTCCCCATCGCCGGACTCGCGATCATGATCATCCTGGGCCTGCTGCTCCGCAGCATCGTCGCCCCGATCTACCTGATGATCTCCGTCGCCCTGGGCTTCGGCGCCACGCTCGGCTCCACCGTCTGGCTCTTCCAGGACCTCCAGCACAAGAACGGCCTGCTGTTCATGCTGCCGGTCATCGTCTACCTCTTCGTCGTCGCCATCGGCACCGACTACAACATCCTCATGGTCGCCCGGCTGCGCGAGGAGGTCCGGCGCGGCGTCCCCGCCCGCGAGGCGATCCACACCGCCGTCGCCCGCTCGGCACCCACCATCGCCTCCGCCGCGATCATCCTCGCCGGCACCTTCGGCGTCCTCCTGCTGGCCGACAACTCCATGCTCCAGCAGATGGGCTTCGCGGTCGCCTTCGGCATCCTGCTCACGGCCTTCGTGATGGCCATGCTCCTCGTCCCGACCGTCACGTCCCTCCTGGGCCACAAGGCATGGTGGCCCGGCCACCAGGACGCCCCGCGCCCGGACCCGGCGACGGGAGCCCTTCCGTACCCGGACCAGAGCCGCCGGCTGGACGCGGGCGAGGAGGCACGACGCTGA
- a CDS encoding aminopeptidase P family protein yields MSDAAASAPTPPGGPKGGPAYAARLERAAVAAADSGLAGLIVTPGPDLDWLTGYRPPVTERLTALLIAPGARPRLLVPALERPDAERAPAAPSLSVTGWSDGQDPYAALAPLLDPKGRYGVSDNAWALHVLALQRACPGVSYGAFTEVMPMLRAVKDAYEVERLAAAGAAADAAYEQVVGLRFAGRRECEVAADLARLLREHGHSQVDFTIVGSGPNGANPHHDAGERVIEDGDMVVMDFGGLKDGYGSDTTRTVHVGEPTAEERKVHDVVREAQQAAFEAVRPGVACQEIDRVARQVIRGAGYGEYFIHRTGHGIGVTTHEPPYLVEGEHLPLVPGMCFSIEPGIYLPGRFGVRIEDIVVCTDSGGRRLNNTSHGMRVVA; encoded by the coding sequence ATGAGCGATGCTGCCGCCTCCGCCCCCACCCCGCCCGGCGGACCGAAGGGCGGGCCCGCCTACGCCGCCCGCCTGGAGCGCGCCGCCGTGGCGGCCGCAGACTCCGGTCTTGCCGGTCTGATCGTCACACCGGGCCCGGACTTGGACTGGCTGACGGGCTACCGCCCGCCCGTGACCGAGCGGTTGACCGCGCTGCTGATCGCGCCGGGCGCCCGGCCGCGGCTGCTGGTGCCCGCCCTGGAGCGGCCGGACGCCGAACGGGCCCCGGCAGCGCCGTCCTTGTCCGTCACCGGCTGGAGCGACGGCCAGGACCCGTACGCGGCGCTGGCCCCGCTGCTCGACCCCAAGGGCCGCTACGGCGTCTCGGACAACGCGTGGGCGCTGCACGTCCTGGCGCTGCAACGCGCCTGCCCGGGCGTGTCGTACGGGGCGTTCACCGAGGTCATGCCGATGCTGCGGGCGGTGAAGGACGCCTACGAGGTGGAGCGGCTGGCGGCTGCGGGCGCGGCGGCTGATGCGGCGTACGAGCAGGTCGTGGGGCTGAGGTTCGCGGGGCGGCGCGAGTGCGAGGTGGCGGCGGACCTGGCGCGGCTGCTGCGCGAACACGGCCACAGTCAGGTCGATTTCACGATTGTCGGCTCGGGTCCGAACGGTGCGAATCCGCACCACGACGCGGGCGAGCGGGTCATCGAGGACGGCGACATGGTCGTCATGGACTTCGGCGGCCTGAAGGACGGTTACGGCTCGGACACCACGCGCACGGTGCACGTGGGCGAGCCGACGGCCGAGGAACGCAAGGTGCACGACGTGGTGCGCGAGGCGCAGCAGGCGGCGTTCGAGGCGGTGCGCCCGGGCGTGGCGTGCCAGGAGATCGACCGGGTGGCGCGTCAGGTCATCCGTGGCGCGGGCTATGGGGAATACTTCATTCACCGTACGGGTCACGGGATCGGGGTGACGACGCACGAGCCGCCGTACCTGGTGGAGGGCGAACACCTGCCGCTGGTACCGGGGATGTGTTTCTCGATCGAGCCGGGGATTTATCTTCCGGGTCGTTTCGGGGTGCGCATCGAGGACATTGTGGTGTGCACGGACTCGGGCGGGCGGCGGCTGAACAATACCTCGCACGGGATGCGGGTGGTGGCCTGA
- a CDS encoding MFS transporter — protein MSSTNKGPIPPGTPATAATAPGSASAPDPRRWWGLVVIAVAQLMVVLDATIVNIALPSAQRDLHMSDGNRQWVITAYTLAFGGLLLLGGRIADLVGRKLTFMTGLVGFAAASALGGAAQTSGLLFVARALQGAFGALLAPSALSLLTTTFTDGKERAKAFGIYGAIAGGGAAIGLIAGGLITEYLDWRWCLYVNVPIALLALLGALVFLHDDRHRRGERPRLDIPGVVLGCGGLVAIVYGCSEAQPRGWNDPLVLGLLCGGAALLGAFTWWQGRARHPLLPLHIVRDRNRAGAFLVMGLAVIALFGMFLFMTYYLQVVLGYSPVKTGLAFLPMTAAIVVGSTQISARLMTHVPPRTLMVPGTLLAAGGLFLLTFLPVEPAFVSHVLPAELLVGLGMGLVFMPVMATATAGVAPQDAGVTSATVNTAQQVGGSIGTALLNTIATSASTGYITTHLKTAAADGVLTPAVRAGVVKTGIVHGFQIAIAWGAGIMLLAGVTGWFLVTARAPKHASPLGGVEADAVTTGAAPAEIRAAAEAEERHHMREPEPGDGPW, from the coding sequence ATGAGTTCCACGAACAAGGGCCCCATACCCCCCGGAACCCCCGCCACCGCCGCAACCGCACCCGGATCCGCATCCGCACCCGACCCCCGCCGCTGGTGGGGCCTGGTCGTCATCGCCGTCGCGCAGCTGATGGTCGTCCTCGACGCCACCATCGTGAACATCGCCCTGCCGTCCGCACAGCGCGACCTCCACATGTCGGACGGCAACCGGCAATGGGTGATCACCGCCTACACCCTGGCCTTCGGCGGACTCCTCCTGCTCGGCGGCCGCATCGCCGACCTCGTCGGCCGCAAGCTGACCTTCATGACCGGCCTCGTCGGCTTCGCCGCCGCGTCCGCCCTCGGCGGCGCCGCCCAGACCTCCGGCCTGCTGTTCGTCGCCCGCGCCCTCCAGGGCGCCTTCGGCGCGCTCCTGGCCCCCTCCGCGCTCTCCCTGCTCACCACCACCTTCACCGACGGCAAGGAACGCGCGAAGGCCTTCGGCATCTACGGCGCCATCGCCGGCGGCGGCGCCGCGATCGGCCTCATCGCCGGCGGCCTGATCACCGAATACCTCGACTGGCGCTGGTGCCTCTACGTCAACGTGCCGATCGCCCTGCTCGCCCTGCTCGGCGCCCTGGTCTTCCTCCACGACGACCGGCACCGCCGCGGGGAACGCCCCCGCCTGGACATCCCCGGGGTCGTCCTCGGCTGCGGCGGCCTCGTCGCCATCGTCTACGGCTGCAGCGAGGCCCAGCCGCGCGGCTGGAACGACCCGCTCGTCCTCGGGCTGCTGTGCGGCGGCGCGGCGCTCCTGGGCGCCTTCACGTGGTGGCAGGGCCGCGCCCGGCACCCCCTGCTCCCGCTGCACATCGTCCGCGACCGCAACCGCGCCGGGGCCTTCCTGGTGATGGGCCTGGCCGTCATCGCCCTGTTCGGCATGTTCCTGTTCATGACCTACTACCTGCAGGTCGTCCTCGGCTACTCCCCCGTGAAGACCGGCCTGGCCTTCCTCCCGATGACCGCGGCCATCGTCGTCGGCTCCACCCAGATCTCCGCCCGCCTCATGACCCACGTGCCCCCGCGCACCCTGATGGTGCCCGGCACGCTCCTCGCCGCCGGCGGGCTGTTCCTGCTGACCTTCCTGCCCGTCGAGCCCGCGTTCGTCAGCCACGTCCTGCCCGCCGAGCTCCTCGTCGGCCTCGGCATGGGCCTGGTCTTCATGCCCGTCATGGCCACCGCCACCGCCGGCGTCGCCCCGCAGGACGCCGGCGTCACCTCAGCCACGGTCAACACCGCTCAGCAGGTGGGCGGCTCCATCGGCACCGCCCTCCTCAACACCATCGCCACGTCCGCGAGCACCGGCTACATCACCACGCACCTGAAGACGGCGGCCGCGGACGGAGTCCTCACGCCCGCCGTCCGGGCCGGCGTCGTGAAGACCGGCATCGTCCACGGGTTCCAGATCGCCATCGCCTGGGGCGCGGGCATCATGCTCCTCGCCGGCGTCACCGGCTGGTTCCTGGTCACCGCCCGCGCGCCCAAACACGCGAGCCCTCTCGGCGGCGTCGAAGCGGACGCCGTCACCACCGGTGCCGCCCCCGCGGAAATCCGGGCGGCCGCCGAAGCCGAGGAACGCCATCACATGCGTGAACCCGAACCCGGAGACGGCCCCTGGTAA
- a CDS encoding zinc-binding dehydrogenase: MHAVRLHDFGPAENLTYERTEDPVPGPGQLRMAVAAAGVHLLDTALRSGLTSPVHPAPDLPTIPGREVAGTVDAVGEGVGEHWLGRRVVAHLGMVPGGYAELAVVAADKVHELPDGLGEAEAIAMIGTGRTTLAILGFTVLTGKDVVVVPGAAGGIGALLVQYAKNAGATVVGLAGGPAKTERVRALGADIALDYNDPAWPDAAREALGERSASVVFDGVGGEAARASVGLLGPGGSHFVFGWSADGITGSGPSFTLSEEELAARSLTSRNVLGPAMMERIGGPEGLRRLEATALADAASGRVTPLVTRFPLAEAAAAHEALETRRTVGKVVLVP; this comes from the coding sequence ATGCACGCCGTACGACTGCACGACTTCGGCCCCGCCGAGAACCTCACCTACGAGCGCACCGAGGACCCCGTCCCCGGCCCCGGGCAGCTGCGGATGGCCGTCGCCGCCGCCGGCGTGCACCTCCTCGACACCGCCCTGCGCTCCGGTCTCACCAGCCCCGTCCACCCCGCCCCCGACCTGCCGACCATCCCCGGGCGCGAGGTCGCCGGAACGGTCGACGCCGTCGGCGAGGGCGTCGGCGAGCACTGGCTCGGCCGCCGCGTCGTCGCCCACCTGGGCATGGTCCCCGGCGGCTACGCCGAGCTCGCCGTCGTCGCCGCCGACAAGGTGCACGAGCTGCCCGACGGGCTCGGCGAGGCGGAGGCCATCGCCATGATCGGCACCGGCCGCACCACCCTGGCCATCCTCGGCTTCACCGTGCTGACCGGCAAGGACGTCGTCGTGGTGCCGGGCGCGGCGGGCGGCATCGGCGCCCTGCTCGTGCAGTACGCCAAGAACGCGGGCGCCACCGTCGTCGGCCTCGCCGGCGGCCCCGCCAAGACCGAGCGCGTGCGGGCCCTGGGCGCCGACATCGCCCTCGACTACAACGACCCCGCCTGGCCCGACGCCGCCCGCGAGGCACTGGGCGAGCGCTCGGCCTCCGTCGTCTTCGACGGGGTCGGCGGCGAGGCCGCCCGCGCCTCCGTCGGCCTGCTCGGGCCCGGCGGCAGCCACTTCGTCTTCGGCTGGTCCGCGGACGGCATCACCGGCAGCGGCCCCTCCTTCACCCTGAGCGAGGAGGAGCTCGCCGCCCGCTCCCTCACCTCCCGCAACGTCCTCGGCCCCGCGATGATGGAGCGCATCGGCGGCCCCGAGGGCCTGCGCCGCCTGGAGGCCACCGCCCTCGCCGACGCCGCCTCCGGCCGCGTCACCCCACTCGTCACCCGCTTCCCCCTCGCCGAGGCAGCCGCCGCGCACGAGGCCCTGGAGACGCGACGGACGGTGGGGAAGGTCGTCCTCGTGCCGTAG
- a CDS encoding pentapeptide repeat-containing protein encodes MTTHGRKRTGTKQAGKKRPAVRVPEVRLPGLRPYDGAELEPEGDYDGLAFTDADFAGQSGTGARFLDCGLYACALDETELVAARFTDCVLDGIRGVGTDLSKAGLRDVEVRDARLGGTQLHGAVLERVVVRGGKIDYLNLRGAALKDVTFEGVVLSEADFGGARLERVDFRGCVLRRADFTGARMTDVDLRAAAEIDIARGIEHLSGAVISPSQLLDLAPAFAAQMGVRVEAAED; translated from the coding sequence ATGACGACGCACGGCAGGAAGCGGACCGGTACGAAGCAGGCCGGTAAGAAGCGGCCCGCAGTGAGGGTCCCGGAGGTGCGGCTGCCCGGGCTGCGGCCGTACGACGGCGCGGAGCTGGAGCCCGAGGGGGACTACGACGGCCTCGCCTTCACGGACGCCGACTTCGCAGGGCAGTCGGGGACAGGCGCCCGCTTCCTGGACTGCGGCCTGTACGCCTGCGCGCTGGACGAGACGGAGCTGGTCGCCGCGCGCTTCACGGACTGCGTGCTGGACGGGATCCGCGGCGTGGGCACCGACCTGTCGAAGGCGGGCCTGCGGGACGTGGAGGTCCGCGACGCCCGGCTCGGCGGGACCCAGCTGCACGGCGCGGTGCTGGAGCGGGTCGTCGTCCGCGGCGGGAAGATCGACTATCTGAATCTGCGCGGGGCGGCGCTGAAGGACGTCACTTTCGAAGGCGTCGTCCTCTCCGAGGCCGATTTCGGCGGGGCCCGGCTGGAGCGCGTCGACTTCCGCGGCTGCGTGCTGCGCCGTGCCGACTTCACGGGGGCCCGGATGACGGACGTGGACCTGCGGGCGGCGGCGGAGATCGACATCGCCCGCGGCATCGAGCACCTGTCGGGAGCGGTGATCAGCCCGTCCCAACTCCTGGATCTTGCTCCGGCTTTCGCGGCGCAGATGGGCGTACGGGTGGAGGCCGCGGAGGACTGA
- a CDS encoding M4 family metallopeptidase, producing the protein MRSVTSTSRKNTLRAAALVASAAMVVVAVQTGSASATADKASEASPLAVSAGQRVAAIKDAQSAAPSTASKLGLGGKEKLVVRDVIKDANGTVHTRYERTFEGLPVLGGDLVVHEAKSGSRSVDKATDAEISVPSTTPAQAPAAAKKSALSAAAEEKKTDKAGAERAPRKVVWAASGKPVLAYETVVTGVQKDGTPSKLHVITDANTGKKLFQREAIETGSGTSTYSGTVPLSTTKGGSGYQLVDGERGGHKTYNLAQGTDGTGDLFTNSTDSWGAGDQKAGVDAHYGAAVTWDFYKNVLGRSGIKNDGVAAYSRVHYGDNYVNAFWDDECFCMTYGDGEGNKNPLTSLDVAAHEMSHGVTSATAGLVYSGESGGLNEATSDIFGTAAEFYANNATDKGDYLIGEAINIRGDGSPLRYMDKPSKDGASKDYWSSSLGRLDVHYSSGPANHFFYLLSEGSGSKTINGVTYNSPTYNNSKVAGIGRDKATKIWYKALTTYFTSTTNYKAARTGTLKATADLYGSSSAEYKAVAAAWTAINVK; encoded by the coding sequence TTGAGAAGCGTCACCTCCACCTCCCGCAAGAACACCCTGCGCGCCGCCGCGCTCGTCGCCTCCGCCGCCATGGTCGTCGTGGCCGTGCAGACCGGCTCCGCGAGCGCCACCGCCGACAAGGCGAGCGAGGCTTCGCCCCTCGCCGTGTCCGCAGGGCAGCGGGTCGCCGCGATCAAGGACGCACAGTCCGCGGCCCCCTCCACCGCCTCGAAGCTCGGCCTCGGCGGCAAGGAGAAGCTCGTCGTCCGTGACGTGATCAAGGACGCGAACGGCACGGTCCACACCCGCTACGAGCGCACCTTCGAGGGTCTGCCGGTGCTCGGCGGCGACCTCGTCGTGCACGAGGCGAAGAGCGGCTCGCGCAGCGTCGACAAGGCGACCGACGCCGAGATATCCGTGCCCAGCACCACCCCCGCCCAGGCCCCGGCCGCCGCGAAGAAGAGCGCCCTCAGCGCCGCCGCGGAGGAGAAGAAGACCGACAAGGCCGGTGCCGAGCGTGCGCCGCGCAAGGTCGTCTGGGCGGCCTCGGGCAAGCCCGTCCTGGCCTACGAGACCGTGGTCACCGGCGTCCAGAAGGACGGCACGCCCAGCAAGCTGCACGTGATCACCGACGCCAACACCGGCAAGAAGCTCTTCCAGCGCGAGGCCATCGAGACCGGCTCGGGCACCAGCACCTACAGCGGCACCGTCCCGCTGTCCACCACCAAGGGCGGCTCCGGCTACCAGCTCGTCGACGGCGAGCGCGGCGGCCACAAGACCTACAACCTGGCGCAGGGCACCGACGGCACCGGCGACCTGTTCACCAACTCCACCGACAGCTGGGGCGCCGGGGACCAGAAGGCCGGCGTCGACGCGCACTACGGCGCGGCCGTGACCTGGGACTTCTACAAGAACGTGCTCGGCCGCAGCGGCATCAAGAACGACGGCGTCGCCGCCTACTCGCGCGTCCACTACGGCGACAACTACGTCAACGCCTTCTGGGACGACGAGTGCTTCTGCATGACCTACGGCGACGGTGAGGGCAACAAGAACCCGCTGACCTCGCTCGACGTGGCCGCGCACGAGATGAGCCACGGCGTCACCTCCGCCACGGCCGGCCTGGTCTACAGCGGCGAGTCCGGCGGCCTCAACGAGGCCACCTCGGACATCTTCGGCACCGCCGCCGAGTTCTACGCCAACAACGCCACCGACAAGGGCGACTACCTCATCGGCGAGGCCATCAACATCCGCGGCGACGGCTCCCCGCTGCGCTACATGGACAAGCCCAGCAAGGACGGCGCGTCCAAGGACTACTGGTCCTCCTCGCTCGGCCGCCTGGACGTCCACTACTCCTCGGGCCCGGCCAACCACTTCTTCTACCTGCTGTCCGAGGGCAGCGGCTCGAAGACGATCAACGGCGTGACGTACAACAGCCCGACCTACAACAACTCCAAGGTCGCGGGCATCGGCCGGGACAAGGCCACCAAGATCTGGTACAAGGCCCTGACCACGTACTTCACCTCCACCACCAACTACAAGGCGGCCCGCACCGGCACCCTGAAGGCCACCGCGGACCTCTACGGCTCCTCGAGCGCGGAGTACAAGGCGGTCGCCGCCGCCTGGACCGCGATCAACGTGAAGTAA
- a CDS encoding response regulator, which yields MTDPGPVHSGSPARPIRILLCDDHAVVRAGLLALLSSAPGIEVVGEAGGGEEAVVLAARLRPDVVLMDLQLGPGMDGIEATRRIVADAGGGTGAGTGPGGGPYVLVLTTYDTDADITRAIDAGATGYLLKAERPEELFSAIRAAAEGRTALSPPVAGRVMARMRGSVRPALTDRERDILGQLARGLGNREIARALFISEATVKTHLGRIYDKLGVDTRSGAVAVAKEQRLLP from the coding sequence GTGACCGACCCCGGCCCCGTTCACTCCGGCAGTCCCGCCCGGCCCATCCGCATCCTGCTCTGCGACGACCACGCCGTCGTACGGGCCGGGCTGCTGGCGCTGCTGTCCAGCGCGCCCGGCATCGAGGTCGTCGGCGAGGCGGGCGGTGGCGAGGAGGCGGTCGTGCTGGCCGCCCGGCTGCGGCCCGACGTCGTCCTGATGGACCTTCAGCTGGGTCCGGGCATGGACGGGATCGAGGCCACGCGACGCATCGTGGCCGACGCCGGAGGCGGCACGGGCGCCGGCACCGGCCCCGGCGGCGGCCCGTACGTCCTCGTCCTCACCACGTACGACACGGACGCCGACATCACGCGGGCCATCGACGCCGGGGCGACGGGGTACCTGCTGAAGGCCGAGCGCCCGGAGGAGCTGTTCTCGGCCATCAGGGCGGCCGCCGAGGGGCGTACGGCGCTGTCGCCGCCCGTCGCGGGCCGCGTCATGGCACGGATGCGCGGCTCGGTGCGGCCGGCGCTGACCGACCGCGAGCGGGACATCCTGGGGCAGCTCGCCCGCGGGCTGGGCAACCGGGAGATCGCACGCGCCCTGTTCATCAGCGAGGCGACCGTGAAGACCCATCTGGGGCGGATCTACGACAAGTTGGGCGTGGACACCCGGTCCGGCGCCGTCGCCGTGGCGAAAGAACAGCGTCTTTTGCCGTGA